Proteins found in one Vallitalea guaymasensis genomic segment:
- a CDS encoding type I polyketide synthase, with amino-acid sequence MLRFDLDDNILDEIEEISSRDIAIIGIDVNLPKAGSLDKFWINLKNGKNCVDDMSRNRQKDVMDYLRLRGEDDGNVRFAKGGYLDEIDKFDYEFFKISYNEAKLMDPNQRLFLENVWKAIEDAGYGGEKLVGSNTGVYVGFTPGGEYYQYIKDVDKKMIPYAETGNLSSVVASRISYILNLKGPSMIVNTECSSSLVALHLACRSLRNNEIDTALVGGVRVAFCPVYSEEKLGIESDKEMICTFDDDSDGAVFGEGSIALVIKRYDKAIKDRDSIYAVIKGSCINQDGSSVGITAPNVGAQEEVICGAWKDAGVSPETISYIETHGTGTRLGDPIEVQAINNAFKRYTGRKQFCGVGSVKTNISHLDNVSGMVSLVKTVLALKNKQIPPSINFNCPNRRIDFETSPVYVNNRLADWTTKDTPRRCGISSFGLSGTNSHVILEENENNIKTHNTDSYETPKIFTISAIKKEGLTALISDMKKYLTANREIDISDICYTMNTGRGHYNYRVAVIVYSLDELCEALDYICVNGLDGEFPRNIVYKKHIVVSDKKEKRDTDEITEAIKKDYNKESKRLVTEYLANDTKKDILEKLSLLYVKGSDIEWEKLYEKEELWRVNLPTYVFEKKRCWLDIEKSKDKHPLIDYAVINSKERAYCFHTEFNLKKHWVLSEHKIFDRYIVPGTAFLEMVREGMYRITKKEGAIEFKNVVYLSSLYTIGDDPVEVQTLIQQDNDCYQFTIGSGYHDGGVHDKEWDSIYCEGQVITKVNSDQLDLTLSEVKQKCTDKIESAGSNRKQNQIFLGERWTKLVREVYKNDNDVLVKIELPKEYENDLEEYYIHPSIYDMAINAVSQNVGNAVYLPFNYGSLKVFSKTEKVIYTFIHRNGKEDNSQMVSCDVVLFNEDGRIIAKVKDFIAKKVNRPKQKYDDSYSYKISYRECTNVQKDNDYIEKPVLIIGAETKKASGIIEKIKKTRKNVTEIYLSQKYEKVSSNKFYIDNTQESYSKVLSQCIDDNMQIIHLLSLNDNNSTDIDSNLQKGVYSLLKIARSIIDMKIQYELDIVLVTDYMKKIGEESRTNPYNGCMAGLGKVLTNEVSNVQCRVLDIDDLKVSSEIDSVVENINSHGTQLYTAYRDGKAYGEVIETVKLPSADNFQDMIQENGVYIITGGMGSLGIRIAKCISDTKKTNIALIGRKEIKQLNDINDSKTINNQLEENINILRSISESGTNITYYRGDVSDKSDMSGIFNELRNKFGKINGIVHGAGVIDDAFIMNKTDESFKKVLKPKVYGNNTLLDITKDDKLDFFINFSSISSLYGYPSQGDYAAANAYLDSSEPLEGTQVTKYITINWAPWKDAGMAYESNQKDTGVFKMLPTDIGIEAFKRVLLSDNRNIIIGKIDYEKLEIFYEKVGLQFDDEILKHMKNKGKKNTSVHNIVKDSNKPIEKIRHDNAPVEKELIKIWNDILGLEDIDIYKSFFNLGGDSIQAVALSKAVEQKYPGIVKVSDIFTYPSINEMTQYITSKLDIEVKDTDNRFTMITDVLYKLEKGELSVDEAERLIDKS; translated from the coding sequence ATGTTAAGATTTGATTTAGATGATAATATACTGGATGAAATAGAAGAAATATCCTCACGTGATATAGCTATTATTGGTATTGATGTAAATTTACCTAAAGCAGGCAGTCTGGATAAGTTTTGGATAAATCTGAAAAACGGAAAAAACTGTGTTGATGATATGTCAAGAAACAGACAGAAAGATGTAATGGACTATCTTAGGCTTAGAGGGGAAGATGATGGTAATGTCAGATTCGCAAAAGGAGGATATCTAGATGAAATAGATAAATTCGATTATGAGTTTTTTAAGATTTCCTATAATGAAGCGAAATTGATGGACCCAAATCAACGTTTGTTTTTGGAAAACGTCTGGAAGGCTATTGAGGATGCAGGATATGGTGGAGAAAAATTAGTTGGAAGTAATACTGGGGTATACGTAGGATTTACACCTGGAGGAGAGTATTATCAATATATCAAAGATGTTGATAAGAAAATGATTCCTTATGCAGAGACAGGAAATCTTAGTTCAGTTGTTGCATCACGAATTTCATATATCTTGAATCTTAAGGGTCCAAGCATGATTGTAAATACAGAGTGTTCTTCATCGTTGGTAGCATTGCATCTAGCATGCCGCAGTCTCAGGAACAACGAGATAGATACTGCATTGGTTGGTGGAGTAAGGGTAGCTTTTTGTCCAGTATACTCAGAAGAAAAATTAGGTATAGAATCTGATAAAGAGATGATATGTACATTTGATGATGATTCTGATGGTGCGGTATTCGGTGAAGGAAGCATAGCATTAGTTATAAAACGTTATGACAAAGCAATCAAAGACAGAGACAGTATATATGCAGTTATAAAAGGAAGCTGTATCAATCAGGACGGTTCGTCAGTAGGTATAACTGCACCTAATGTTGGGGCACAAGAAGAGGTAATCTGCGGAGCATGGAAGGATGCAGGTGTTTCTCCTGAAACCATTTCATATATAGAAACACATGGAACAGGAACAAGATTAGGTGACCCTATAGAGGTGCAAGCAATAAACAATGCCTTTAAAAGATATACGGGTCGTAAACAGTTCTGTGGTGTAGGCTCAGTTAAAACTAATATATCCCATCTGGATAATGTTTCAGGAATGGTATCTCTTGTAAAAACGGTTTTAGCGTTAAAAAACAAGCAGATTCCACCAAGTATAAATTTTAACTGTCCTAACAGGAGAATTGATTTTGAGACATCACCGGTATATGTAAATAATAGATTAGCTGATTGGACAACCAAGGATACTCCTAGAAGATGCGGTATCAGTTCTTTTGGATTAAGTGGAACCAATAGCCATGTTATTTTAGAAGAAAATGAAAATAATATTAAAACACATAATACTGATAGTTATGAAACACCTAAGATATTTACAATTTCAGCAATTAAAAAAGAAGGACTTACTGCTCTTATAAGTGATATGAAGAAATACCTTACAGCAAATAGGGAAATAGATATCTCTGATATATGTTATACCATGAATACAGGACGTGGACATTATAATTATAGAGTAGCAGTAATAGTCTATTCTCTTGATGAATTATGTGAAGCATTGGATTACATATGCGTAAATGGTTTAGATGGAGAGTTTCCTAGGAATATAGTATATAAAAAACATATTGTGGTATCAGATAAAAAAGAAAAACGTGATACAGATGAAATCACAGAAGCGATTAAGAAAGATTATAATAAAGAATCAAAACGACTTGTAACAGAATATCTGGCAAATGATACAAAGAAAGATATTTTAGAGAAACTTTCACTTTTATATGTAAAAGGTTCAGATATAGAGTGGGAAAAGCTATATGAAAAAGAAGAATTATGGAGAGTGAACCTTCCCACATATGTATTTGAAAAGAAAAGATGTTGGCTGGATATAGAAAAAAGTAAGGATAAACACCCTCTTATAGACTACGCTGTTATAAATTCAAAGGAGAGGGCTTACTGTTTTCATACTGAGTTCAATCTAAAGAAGCATTGGGTACTCAGCGAACATAAGATATTTGATAGATACATTGTACCGGGAACAGCATTTCTAGAAATGGTTAGAGAAGGTATGTATAGAATCACCAAGAAAGAAGGAGCAATAGAATTTAAAAATGTAGTGTATCTAAGCTCTTTGTATACTATAGGTGACGATCCTGTGGAAGTACAGACCTTAATACAACAAGATAATGACTGTTATCAATTCACAATCGGCAGTGGTTATCATGATGGTGGTGTACATGATAAAGAATGGGATAGTATCTATTGTGAAGGACAAGTAATAACTAAGGTAAATTCAGATCAGCTTGATTTGACTCTTTCAGAGGTAAAACAAAAATGTACAGATAAGATTGAATCAGCTGGTTCTAATAGAAAACAGAATCAGATATTCTTGGGAGAACGCTGGACCAAGTTGGTAAGAGAAGTATACAAGAATGACAATGATGTTCTTGTTAAAATTGAATTGCCAAAAGAGTACGAAAATGATTTGGAAGAATATTATATCCATCCATCTATATATGATATGGCTATTAATGCTGTTTCACAGAATGTTGGAAATGCAGTTTATCTACCATTCAATTATGGTTCACTAAAGGTTTTTTCAAAGACTGAAAAAGTTATATATACCTTTATACATAGAAATGGTAAGGAAGATAATTCACAGATGGTTTCTTGTGACGTTGTATTATTTAATGAAGATGGAAGGATAATTGCAAAGGTAAAAGATTTTATTGCAAAGAAAGTTAATAGACCTAAGCAAAAATATGATGATTCCTATAGTTATAAGATTTCTTACAGGGAATGTACTAATGTACAAAAAGATAATGATTATATAGAGAAGCCTGTCCTTATAATAGGAGCTGAAACGAAAAAAGCTTCTGGCATCATTGAAAAAATAAAGAAGACTAGAAAAAACGTTACAGAGATATATTTATCACAGAAATATGAAAAGGTCAGCAGTAACAAGTTTTATATTGATAATACACAGGAAAGCTACAGTAAAGTACTTAGCCAGTGTATTGATGACAATATGCAGATTATTCACTTGCTTTCACTTAACGATAATAACAGCACTGATATAGATAGTAATCTACAAAAAGGTGTATATAGTTTATTGAAGATAGCTAGAAGTATTATTGATATGAAGATTCAGTATGAACTGGATATAGTACTAGTAACTGATTATATGAAAAAAATAGGTGAAGAGTCCAGAACAAATCCATACAACGGTTGTATGGCTGGTTTGGGTAAGGTATTGACTAACGAAGTTTCCAATGTACAGTGCAGAGTACTGGATATAGATGATCTGAAAGTTTCAAGTGAGATAGACAGTGTAGTAGAGAATATAAATTCCCATGGTACACAATTATACACAGCCTATAGGGACGGTAAAGCTTATGGAGAGGTTATTGAAACTGTCAAATTACCATCAGCTGATAATTTTCAAGATATGATTCAGGAAAATGGTGTGTATATTATTACTGGAGGTATGGGTAGTCTTGGAATACGTATAGCTAAGTGTATTAGTGATACTAAAAAGACTAATATAGCACTAATTGGAAGAAAAGAAATAAAACAATTAAATGATATTAATGATAGTAAAACTATAAATAATCAACTTGAAGAAAATATTAATATATTACGCAGTATATCAGAATCAGGAACCAATATAACTTATTATAGAGGAGATGTTTCGGATAAAAGTGATATGTCAGGTATTTTTAATGAATTACGTAATAAGTTTGGTAAGATAAATGGCATTGTGCATGGAGCAGGAGTTATAGATGATGCTTTTATTATGAACAAGACAGATGAGAGCTTCAAAAAAGTACTTAAGCCAAAAGTATATGGTAATAATACATTATTGGATATTACTAAAGATGATAAATTAGATTTCTTCATTAATTTCTCATCAATTTCATCATTATACGGTTATCCCAGTCAAGGTGACTATGCTGCGGCTAATGCATACCTTGACTCTAGTGAACCATTAGAGGGAACACAGGTGACTAAGTATATAACTATCAATTGGGCACCATGGAAAGATGCTGGAATGGCTTATGAAAGTAATCAAAAGGATACAGGAGTTTTCAAGATGCTTCCAACTGATATCGGGATTGAAGCATTCAAAAGAGTACTGTTAAGTGATAATAGAAATATTATTATCGGAAAAATAGACTACGAGAAGTTAGAAATTTTCTATGAAAAAGTGGGATTACAGTTTGATGATGAAATTCTTAAGCATATGAAAAATAAAGGCAAAAAAAATACATCAGTACATAATATAGTTAAAGACAGTAACAAACCAATAGAAAAAATTAGACATGATAACGCACCTGTCGAGAAAGAACTCATTAAAATCTGGAATGACATATTAGGATTGGAGGATATAGATATCTACAAGAGCTTTTTCAATCTAGGCGGTGATTCCATACAGGCAGTTGCATTGTCAAAGGCAGTAGAACAAAAATACCCTGGAATAGTGAAAGTATCAGATATTTTTACATATCCATCAATAAATGAAATGACACAATATATAACCAGCAAGTTGGATATTGAGGTTAAAGATACTGATAATAGATTCACAATGATAACTGATGTACTTTATAAACTTGAAAAAGGTGAGCTGTCTGTAGATGAAGCAGAAAGACTTATTGACAAAAGTTAA
- the asnB gene encoding asparagine synthase (glutamine-hydrolyzing), translating to MCGICGYVDLKDEDRIDRNVLLSMINVLEHRGPDDTGYHIERNIALGFSRLSIVDLEGGHQPLNNENDTIFLICNGEIFNYKELKKELIEKGHTFRSKCDVEVILHLYEEYDTDFINYLNGQFAFVIYDSRKKKFICARDNVGIAPFYYTVIDKMFIFGSEIKAILQNPYVKRQIDLTGLDQIMNFPGMASPRTLFKNIKSLEPGHFLSVDRTHGIVNTEYWDLIYQKEDEKEEIHDEEYYIEHLNDLLTKSVKRRLQADVPVGFYLSGGLDSALIAGKIYEVGEGIQRNSYSVDFNDKSISEGKYQRLMAGKVNSIHHEIRFDLNSIADRIKKAVYHSESALKESYNTASLALSSAACSDNVKVILTGEGADELFGGYIGYRFDQLKSNQKQSQPITDELKRENEIREQLWGDENFLYEKYHYSYSQKVRELYSKEANAVYDEFNCYKHPLINKERIKDVSIFNRRSYVDFKLRMGDHLLTDHGDRMALANSVEARYPFLDKDVIEFVKKIPTSMKLKAYKEKYILKRTAEKVVPMEIIKRPKFAFVAPGSSDLLKMNNEYFMDLLSYEKIKRQGIFNADTIERYKKQYLKDGFKLNVPYDDDMLIIALTFNIFLDQFGINSLS from the coding sequence ATGTGTGGTATTTGTGGTTATGTTGATTTGAAAGATGAAGACCGTATAGACAGGAATGTTCTGTTAAGCATGATTAATGTGCTTGAGCATAGAGGACCTGACGATACAGGTTATCATATTGAACGTAATATAGCATTAGGATTCTCAAGATTAAGCATAGTGGATCTGGAAGGTGGTCATCAGCCTCTGAACAATGAGAACGATACAATTTTTTTAATATGTAATGGAGAGATATTCAATTATAAAGAATTAAAGAAAGAACTCATAGAAAAAGGTCATACTTTTCGTTCGAAATGTGACGTAGAAGTCATATTACATCTATATGAGGAATATGATACGGATTTTATTAATTATCTAAATGGGCAGTTTGCATTTGTCATATATGATAGTCGGAAGAAAAAGTTCATATGTGCTAGGGATAATGTAGGTATAGCACCATTTTATTATACAGTTATAGATAAAATGTTTATATTCGGTTCAGAGATAAAAGCTATCTTACAGAATCCTTATGTAAAAAGGCAAATAGACCTTACTGGTTTGGACCAGATTATGAATTTCCCAGGAATGGCAAGTCCACGTACTCTATTCAAGAATATCAAGAGTCTTGAGCCGGGGCATTTCCTTAGTGTAGACAGAACTCATGGAATTGTTAACACTGAATATTGGGATTTGATCTATCAAAAGGAAGATGAGAAAGAAGAAATTCATGATGAAGAGTATTATATAGAGCATCTGAATGACCTCCTTACAAAATCAGTTAAGAGAAGATTACAGGCAGATGTACCAGTTGGTTTCTATCTAAGTGGAGGACTAGACTCAGCTTTGATTGCAGGGAAAATATATGAAGTTGGTGAAGGTATTCAAAGGAATTCCTATTCAGTTGATTTTAATGATAAAAGTATTTCAGAAGGAAAGTATCAGAGGCTAATGGCAGGGAAGGTGAATTCTATTCACCATGAAATAAGATTTGACCTTAACTCTATTGCTGACAGAATAAAAAAGGCTGTATATCATTCAGAAAGTGCCCTAAAAGAAAGTTATAATACAGCTTCACTTGCCTTATCTAGTGCAGCTTGTTCTGATAATGTAAAAGTAATTCTTACTGGTGAGGGTGCTGATGAATTATTTGGTGGTTATATTGGATATAGATTCGACCAATTGAAATCCAATCAGAAGCAGAGTCAGCCAATAACAGATGAATTAAAAAGAGAAAATGAGATAAGAGAACAGTTATGGGGAGACGAGAATTTCTTATATGAGAAATATCATTATAGCTATTCCCAAAAAGTAAGAGAATTGTATTCAAAAGAAGCTAATGCAGTATATGATGAATTTAACTGCTATAAGCATCCCTTAATCAATAAGGAAAGGATTAAGGACGTAAGCATATTTAACAGAAGGTCATATGTTGATTTCAAATTAAGAATGGGTGACCATTTACTTACCGACCATGGTGATAGGATGGCTCTCGCCAATTCTGTAGAGGCTAGATATCCTTTCCTAGATAAAGATGTGATAGAGTTTGTAAAGAAAATTCCTACAAGCATGAAGTTAAAAGCTTACAAAGAAAAATATATATTAAAAAGGACTGCTGAAAAGGTAGTTCCTATGGAAATAATTAAACGTCCAAAATTTGCTTTTGTAGCACCAGGCAGTTCTGATCTGCTTAAGATGAATAATGAATATTTTATGGATCTTTTATCGTATGAAAAAATAAAAAGACAGGGAATATTTAATGCGGATACTATTGAAAGATACAAAAAACAATATTTAAAAGATGGATTCAAACTTAATGTTCCATATGATGATGATATGTTAATTATTGCTTTGACTTTTAATATATTTTTGGATCAATTCGGTATTAACAGTCTTTCATAA
- a CDS encoding non-ribosomal peptide synthetase, with protein MVNTIQNKLLEALKKYNSKTAAEYNEQKVTYEEIDHRSETIKNVLVAKQIPQKTPVGILLDNKVEMITAMIGILKAGCIFVPLDENYQNTRLKIMSECAELKYIITDKKSEERAEMILPQKEGVIIVSHNEDNQCGCEHITYDPKDPIYIFFTSGTTGKPKAILGKNESLLNFVEWEGKYLSNIENLRVSQLTSPGFDAVMRDIFTTLCHGGTICIPEKREVILDGKRLGDWIERSQVNVIHCTPTLFRLIDEARNGKERYENLKYVMMAGERIIPKSLKDWYEKQGEKVQLVNFYGPSETTMIKTYYEIKASDTNKSSISIGKPMEGTRIHILDRNLKECMDNEEGEIYIETEYMTLGYYNNEEMTKEKFVKINIEETEKLMYRTGDYGKIMPDGNLEYIGRKDRQVKIRGNRIELGEIEGTMLTYPGVKESLVHVEEEQEKAKYCSRCGITSKYEGVIIGEDGVCNVCKKYEGYEDITAEYFRPLEELEQKLKNNPYEGKYDCLLQYSGGKDSTYVLYKLVEMGVRVLAFVFDNEYISETAFKNIDRVVKECNVDCIIQTQKDMNKVFLEGLNEECSVCKGCFRVLNILSERYAYENKIPYIINGLSRGQIFDVRLYDIFEQGKQIEDVEEIENKIFEQRCLYHAKKDYVTKSLGEEMIIDREILEKTEVIDFYRYTDVTKKEILDLLKSKSDHWSQPQDTGSCSSNCRVNDVGIYVQRKRKEYDNYTFPNSWEVRLGHITLEQSLKELAEEVDKTKIVEIMEEIGYEDRLEKEDRKKTIAGYYISNERIEENELYEYLRERLPAYEVPSKVMQIEKIPINMNGKIDYEKLPKIGDIQLKKSVAYRDEIELKLAEIWSEILETDNFDRDDNFLAIGGHSLKVMTMISMIYDSFEVELPLEVVFNNAVISKIADYIKNNNKIKIDKIVNIGQKEYYELSPAQRRIVYIEKYEDVKTTYHLTNKFMLNGVVDEERLNDAFMKLIKRHESLRTSFELHDNGFVQIINDEIDFRLTVISCREEEVDEYISNFIKPYNLEKAPLFRGALIKFNEEKSMIVLDLHHTIADGKSVRIILRDLLALYKDETLPELKARYVDYTQWYNRLVEGKREEQEAYWQDVLKDYNITKGLMKDFEVSGEREYKGGKITEYISDNLYNALNKLAVENHTTAFILLFAAYNVLYSKYTAKEDIVIGTPIEGRENNELKDMVGMFINSLAIRSYPEKEKTFYDYLTEMKDVVIGAFDNDEYQIDNILNELSKDSEVIDNNIFDVTFAMQYIDTLSEDIAGVEVDYLNENNVMEFENLRVIVYSYENTLILSLVYSKDLFRDETISQMMRDYLKILETITDNPYIKIKDINLTNEVFNDISNEEELDVGFSF; from the coding sequence ATGGTTAACACGATACAGAATAAATTACTGGAAGCATTAAAAAAATATAATAGTAAAACAGCAGCAGAATATAATGAGCAAAAAGTAACCTATGAAGAGATTGATCATAGGTCAGAAACTATAAAAAATGTACTTGTTGCAAAACAAATCCCACAAAAAACACCAGTAGGGATACTTCTTGACAATAAAGTAGAAATGATAACAGCCATGATAGGAATATTAAAAGCAGGTTGCATATTTGTTCCTCTTGATGAAAACTATCAAAATACCAGATTGAAAATCATGTCAGAATGTGCAGAACTAAAATATATCATTACAGACAAAAAAAGCGAAGAAAGAGCGGAAATGATACTCCCTCAAAAAGAAGGAGTCATAATAGTGTCTCATAACGAGGACAACCAGTGTGGCTGTGAGCATATTACTTATGACCCAAAAGACCCTATCTACATATTCTTCACATCAGGAACAACTGGTAAACCAAAGGCAATACTAGGCAAGAACGAAAGTCTGTTGAACTTTGTAGAGTGGGAAGGTAAATACCTAAGTAATATAGAAAACCTAAGAGTCAGCCAACTGACTTCTCCAGGTTTTGACGCAGTGATGAGAGACATATTCACTACACTATGCCATGGAGGAACCATTTGCATTCCAGAAAAAAGAGAAGTCATACTAGATGGAAAAAGACTTGGAGACTGGATAGAAAGATCACAGGTGAATGTAATACACTGTACACCAACTCTATTTAGACTAATAGATGAAGCAAGAAACGGCAAAGAGAGATATGAAAATTTAAAATATGTGATGATGGCAGGAGAGAGAATCATACCAAAAAGCTTGAAGGACTGGTATGAAAAACAAGGAGAAAAAGTACAGCTAGTAAATTTCTACGGACCATCAGAAACCACAATGATAAAGACCTATTATGAAATAAAGGCTTCCGATACAAATAAAAGCAGTATATCTATAGGTAAGCCAATGGAAGGAACAAGAATACATATCCTGGATAGAAACCTGAAGGAATGTATGGATAATGAAGAAGGAGAAATATACATAGAAACAGAGTATATGACTCTAGGATATTACAACAACGAAGAAATGACAAAAGAAAAATTTGTGAAAATAAATATAGAAGAAACAGAAAAACTAATGTACAGAACAGGTGATTACGGAAAGATAATGCCTGACGGAAATCTTGAATACATAGGAAGAAAAGACAGACAGGTCAAGATAAGAGGGAACAGGATTGAACTTGGGGAAATAGAAGGAACCATGCTCACTTATCCAGGAGTCAAAGAATCACTTGTACATGTTGAAGAAGAACAGGAAAAAGCCAAGTACTGCAGCAGATGCGGAATCACTTCAAAATACGAAGGAGTAATCATAGGTGAAGACGGTGTTTGCAACGTATGCAAGAAATACGAAGGATATGAAGATATAACAGCAGAGTACTTCAGACCCCTTGAAGAACTAGAACAAAAACTCAAGAACAACCCTTATGAAGGAAAATATGACTGTCTATTACAATACAGTGGAGGAAAAGACAGCACATACGTATTATACAAGCTTGTAGAAATGGGAGTAAGAGTACTTGCATTTGTGTTTGACAACGAATACATATCAGAAACAGCCTTCAAGAACATAGACAGGGTAGTAAAAGAATGCAACGTAGACTGTATAATACAGACTCAGAAGGATATGAACAAGGTATTCCTTGAAGGATTAAATGAAGAATGCAGTGTATGTAAAGGATGTTTCAGAGTACTTAACATACTAAGTGAAAGATATGCCTATGAAAACAAAATACCATATATAATAAATGGATTATCAAGAGGACAGATATTCGATGTAAGACTCTATGACATATTTGAACAGGGAAAACAAATAGAAGATGTAGAAGAAATAGAAAACAAGATATTTGAACAAAGATGTCTATATCATGCTAAGAAAGATTATGTAACCAAAAGCCTTGGAGAAGAAATGATAATAGACAGGGAGATATTAGAAAAGACAGAAGTAATAGACTTCTATAGATATACAGACGTAACCAAGAAAGAAATCCTTGACTTATTAAAAAGCAAGAGTGACCATTGGAGTCAGCCACAGGATACAGGTTCATGCTCCAGTAACTGTAGGGTAAACGATGTGGGAATATACGTACAGAGAAAAAGGAAAGAATATGACAATTACACTTTCCCAAACAGCTGGGAGGTAAGACTAGGGCATATAACCCTAGAACAATCATTAAAAGAACTAGCTGAAGAAGTGGACAAAACAAAAATAGTAGAAATAATGGAAGAAATCGGATACGAAGACAGACTGGAAAAAGAAGATAGAAAGAAAACAATAGCAGGATACTATATATCAAATGAAAGAATAGAAGAAAATGAATTATACGAGTATCTACGAGAAAGACTTCCAGCATATGAAGTACCATCCAAGGTGATGCAGATAGAGAAGATACCTATCAATATGAATGGCAAAATAGATTATGAGAAACTGCCTAAGATAGGAGACATACAGCTTAAAAAGAGTGTAGCCTATAGAGATGAGATAGAATTGAAACTTGCAGAAATCTGGAGTGAGATACTAGAGACAGACAACTTTGACAGGGATGATAATTTCCTTGCCATAGGAGGTCACTCATTGAAGGTAATGACTATGATTTCTATGATATATGATTCTTTTGAAGTTGAATTACCATTGGAAGTTGTATTCAATAATGCGGTTATCAGCAAAATAGCTGATTACATAAAAAACAATAATAAAATAAAGATTGATAAAATAGTAAACATAGGGCAGAAAGAATACTATGAATTATCACCAGCCCAACGAAGAATAGTCTACATAGAGAAATATGAAGATGTAAAAACAACTTACCATTTAACTAATAAATTCATGCTTAATGGAGTAGTTGACGAGGAAAGATTGAATGATGCATTTATGAAATTAATCAAAAGACATGAATCCTTAAGAACTTCCTTTGAACTTCATGATAATGGATTCGTGCAGATCATAAACGATGAAATTGATTTTAGATTGACTGTAATTTCATGTAGAGAAGAAGAAGTGGATGAATATATTTCTAACTTCATTAAACCATACAACTTAGAAAAAGCACCATTATTCCGTGGGGCACTAATAAAATTCAATGAAGAAAAGAGTATGATAGTTCTTGATCTCCATCATACAATAGCAGATGGAAAATCAGTTAGAATCATTCTACGTGATTTGCTGGCTCTATATAAAGATGAAACATTACCTGAATTGAAGGCAAGATATGTTGATTATACCCAGTGGTATAACAGATTAGTTGAAGGTAAACGAGAAGAACAAGAAGCGTACTGGCAAGATGTATTAAAAGACTATAACATTACCAAAGGTCTTATGAAAGACTTTGAAGTAAGTGGTGAGAGAGAATACAAAGGTGGAAAAATAACTGAGTATATATCAGATAATCTATATAATGCTTTGAACAAGTTAGCTGTAGAAAATCATACCACAGCATTTATACTTCTTTTTGCTGCTTACAATGTTTTATACAGCAAATATACAGCAAAGGAAGATATTGTTATAGGTACACCTATTGAAGGAAGAGAAAATAATGAACTTAAGGATATGGTAGGTATGTTCATAAATTCTCTTGCCATAAGGAGCTACCCAGAAAAAGAAAAAACTTTTTATGATTATCTAACCGAGATGAAGGATGTAGTCATCGGTGCTTTTGATAATGATGAGTACCAAATCGACAATATACTTAATGAATTATCAAAGGATAGTGAGGTTATAGATAATAATATTTTTGATGTTACATTTGCTATGCAGTATATTGATACATTATCTGAAGATATTGCAGGGGTAGAGGTAGATTACTTGAATGAAAACAACGTGATGGAATTTGAGAATCTAAGAGTCATAGTCTATAGCTATGAAAACACATTAATTTTATCACTTGTTTATTCAAAAGATTTGTTCAGAGATGAGACAATAAGCCAGATGATGAGAGATTATCTCAAAATATTAGAAACAATAACAGATAACCCATATATCAAGATCAAAGATATAAATCTTACTAATGAAGTGTTCAATGACATCAGTAACGAAGAAGAATTAGATGTGGGCTTCAGTTTTTAA